One window of the Corvus hawaiiensis isolate bCorHaw1 chromosome 30, bCorHaw1.pri.cur, whole genome shotgun sequence genome contains the following:
- the MC5R gene encoding melanocortin receptor 5 isoform X2, with protein MLVSVSNAWETITIYLINNRHIVMEDAFVRHIDNVFDSMICISVVASMCSLLAIAVDRYITIFYALRYHNIMTVKRSGLIIACIWTFCTGCGIIFILYYESTYVVICLITVFFTMLFLMVSLYIHMFLLARTHVKKIAALPGYNSVRQRTSMKGAITLTMLLGIFIVCWAPFFLHLILMISCPQNLYCVCFMSHFNMYLILIMCNSVIDPLIYAFRSQEMRKTFKEIICCYSLRMLCGLSNKY; from the coding sequence ATGCTGGTTAGTGTGTCTAATGCTTGGGAGACCATAACCATATACTTAATAAACAATAGACACATCGTTATGGAAGATGCCTTTGTCCGTCACATAGACAATGTCTTTGATTCCATGATCTGCATATCTGTGGTGGCTTCCATGTGCAGTTTGCTGGCTATAGCAGTAGACAGATATATCACTATCTTCTATGCCCTGCGTTATCACAACATCATGACAGTGAAAAGATCAGGGCTTATTATTGCATGCATCTGGACCTTTTGCACGGGCTGTGGCATTATCTTCATTCTTTACTATGAATCAACTTACGTGGTCATTTGCCTCATCACTGTGTTTTTCACCATGTTATTCCTCATGGTCTCACTGTACATCCATATGTTCCTCCTGGCTCGTACTCACGTGAAGAAAATCGCTGCTTTGCCTGGGTACAACTCTGTCCGTCAAAGAACCAGCATGAAAGGAGCCATCACTCTGACTATGCTTCTTGGCATCTTCATTGTTTGCTGGGCTCCATTCTTTCTTCACCTCATCCTGATGATCTCCTGCCCTCAAAACCTCTACTGTGTTTGCTTCATGTCACACTTCAACATGTACCTCATTCTCATTATGTGCAACTCGGTGATCGACCCCTTGATCTACGCCTTTCGTAGCCAGGAAATGAGGAAGACCTTCAAAGAGATAATTTGTTGCTATAGCCTGAGAATGCTCTGTGGGTTATCAAACAAGTATTAa
- the MC5R gene encoding melanocortin receptor 5 isoform X1 produces MNTSSQFYVSELNLSAFSSNFTVPTAKSKSLPCEQVVIAAEVFLTLGIVSLLENILVISAIVKNKNLHSPMYFFVCSLAVADMLVSVSNAWETITIYLINNRHIVMEDAFVRHIDNVFDSMICISVVASMCSLLAIAVDRYITIFYALRYHNIMTVKRSGLIIACIWTFCTGCGIIFILYYESTYVVICLITVFFTMLFLMVSLYIHMFLLARTHVKKIAALPGYNSVRQRTSMKGAITLTMLLGIFIVCWAPFFLHLILMISCPQNLYCVCFMSHFNMYLILIMCNSVIDPLIYAFRSQEMRKTFKEIICCYSLRMLCGLSNKY; encoded by the coding sequence ATGAACACGTCCTCTCAATTCTATGTTTCTGAACTAAACCTGAGTGCCTTCAGTAGCAACTTCACTGTGCCTACTGCAAAGAGCAAGTCATTGCCATGTGAGCAAGTGGTCATCGCAGCTGAGGTGTTCCTAACTCTGGGCATTGTAAGCCTCCTTGAAAACATCTTAGTTATATCTGCAATAGTTAAGAACAAGAACTTGCACTCACccatgtatttttttgtttgcagtttAGCAGTGGCTGACATGCTGGTTAGTGTGTCTAATGCTTGGGAGACCATAACCATATACTTAATAAACAATAGACACATCGTTATGGAAGATGCCTTTGTCCGTCACATAGACAATGTCTTTGATTCCATGATCTGCATATCTGTGGTGGCTTCCATGTGCAGTTTGCTGGCTATAGCAGTAGACAGATATATCACTATCTTCTATGCCCTGCGTTATCACAACATCATGACAGTGAAAAGATCAGGGCTTATTATTGCATGCATCTGGACCTTTTGCACGGGCTGTGGCATTATCTTCATTCTTTACTATGAATCAACTTACGTGGTCATTTGCCTCATCACTGTGTTTTTCACCATGTTATTCCTCATGGTCTCACTGTACATCCATATGTTCCTCCTGGCTCGTACTCACGTGAAGAAAATCGCTGCTTTGCCTGGGTACAACTCTGTCCGTCAAAGAACCAGCATGAAAGGAGCCATCACTCTGACTATGCTTCTTGGCATCTTCATTGTTTGCTGGGCTCCATTCTTTCTTCACCTCATCCTGATGATCTCCTGCCCTCAAAACCTCTACTGTGTTTGCTTCATGTCACACTTCAACATGTACCTCATTCTCATTATGTGCAACTCGGTGATCGACCCCTTGATCTACGCCTTTCGTAGCCAGGAAATGAGGAAGACCTTCAAAGAGATAATTTGTTGCTATAGCCTGAGAATGCTCTGTGGGTTATCAAACAAGTATTAa